Part of the Natrialbaceae archaeon AArc-T1-2 genome, TCTCGTCGACGAACCCCTCCTCGATAGCGAGTTCGACCGAGCGGGTGCCGACGATGTTGGCGATCGTCGCCCGCGAGAGGCTGTCGACGACGGCCTCTCGACCGACCTCGTCGCCGCCGTAGAACTCCTCGGTGACCGTAAGCGAGACGTCTCCCTCCTCGAAGGTCTCCCCTAAAACGTCGCTGTCACAGACTGCGACGAGCAACCCCTCGGCAGTCTCGCGTTCGTTGACGATCATTCGAACGCGCGTTCGTTCCACTCGTCGGCCCGCTCGGTTCGCTGTTCCATCAGCTCCTCTTCGGCTCGCTCGCGAAGCTCTTCTGCCTGCTCGGAGATCTCTTCGGCCTCGTCGTATTCGCCGAGGTCTTCGAGAATGCGAGCTTTCTCGTCGAGGACCTGTGCGTTTCGCATCCCGAGGCGGATCGCGTTGTCGATACACTGGAGGGCGTCCTCCGAGAGTCCCCGTTCCTGCAGGAAAAAGGCCCGGTTGTACCAGGCCTGCCCGAACCGTTCGTCGATCTCGACGGCTCGCTCTGCGTGCTCGAGCGCTTGCGTGGTCTCGCCGAACTCCCACAGCGCGTACGCGAGGTTGGTCTCGGCCGTAGCGGCGTGTTCGCTCTCCTCGTCGGTCGCGATCGCCTCCCGGTATGCGCCGATCGCTTCGTCGTACTCCTCGAGTTCGGCGTGAGCGACGCCTTTGTTCACCCAGGCCTCCTGCTCGAGGGAGTCGTCCTCGGCGAAGCGAGCGGCTCGCTCGAAGGCCTCGGTCGCCTGCTCGAAGCGGTTGATCTGCATGTAGTTAAGCCCCACGTCGAGCAACGCCTCGGCGTCGACCTCGTCGCTTGCGAGCTGGCGCTCGTCGAGTGCGTCGGCGACGACTCGGGAGTCGACGGGATCGATCTTCGAGGGATCGACGTCTAGCTCCGGCGGATCCAGGTCAAACTCCTCGTAGGGGTCGTCGAACCCACCCCCCTCAGAGAACGCGTGATCGCGATCGTCCTCTCGGTCGGTCATCGACGCGCAGTTGGGCTGCACGAGGGTTAAGGGCTACGCTCACGCCGGATCGGCGCGTTATCGAACGTACTTAACTCTGTCCCCCATTTCGCCTTTCGAATAACGTACTATCTCGTTTACCTTCCAACGGTGGGAACGAACAGATGCAGCCGTCGTGTTCACCTCGATTGCACGAGCTGTGACGAAGATCACGGGGGTAATACGGCCACGCGGCCGGCCGACTGAGCATCGGCTCCCGACTTTTCCTCTCGCGGAACGAAAGATACGAACGTCGGAGAGTCCCGACGGGGTCGATCGAGTACGGTGACCGTTTACCACTTGCGGTGAGCGAAAGTGCCGGACGCAAGTGGGGCTTGAACGCTTCGAACGGAACTGAACGTTCGAACCGATCGAAGTGAACGGTCGGAACGAAGATCCACCTTTTTAATGAGTTCCACCATCGGTGGGTGTAATGACAGCGACCCGTGCTATGGTACTCGTGTTTGCCGTCGTCTGCGGTCTCCTTTTCGCCCCGGTCGTCAGCGCAACGTTTGCGGGGCCCGTGGCAGACATCGATGGGGGAGCCAGCGACGAAACAGAGACGGACGAGGGGATAGATGACGACGCCGCGCCGATGGGGGCCGAGGTCTCCTCGTTCATGCAGTCGAGTTCGTCGTCGACCGACGAGAGCGTCGATTCGAAGCTGTTCGCTTCCGCGTACGACAACGCCGCCGACGATGACGACAGGGCGGACGTCGTCGCCGACAGGACAGACCAACTCGAGCGCCGACTCGCCGAGCTCGAGGACGAGCGCGAAACGCTTCGCGAGGAGAGAGACGAACTCAACCCGGTCGCCTACGACGCCCGAATGACGCGTCTCGCCGTCCAGATCAACGAGATCGAGCGAGCGATAAACGATACCGAAACCCGCGCCGAAAGCGCGGACCTCGAAACTGACCGGTTCGACGAACTGCGGGGCAACGCGGCGAACATAGCTGACAGAGAGGTGGCGTCGGCCACACGCGGGCTCGCCAGCGTCGATCCGCCGGGCGGACCGCCCGAGGATGGAGCGCCCGGACACGACGGCCAGCAGCAGCCAGCGACCGGCGTTGACGCATCTACCGCCGGTTCTGGCGGTGTCGATGTCGACGCATCCGACGAGAGTCAGAGTCAGAGCCAACCCGACGACCGCGACGACCGCGACGACGACGCGTAACCGTGCGATCTAGGGAGCAGACATCCTTTTCAGCGACGGCTACCAACGGTCGAGTGATGGACTCTGCCGCGTTGCTGGATCTGCTCGGGAACGAGAACCGGAGACGAATCCTCCAGTTACTGGCACGCAAGCCCTGTTACGTCACCGAGATCTCCGAGTACCTCGGCGTGAGTCCAAAGGCCGTCATCGAACACCTCCAGAAACTCGAGGACGCGGGTCTCATCGAGAGTCGCACCGACGATCAGCGACGCAAGTACTTTCACATCGCCAGACACGTCCGTCTCGAGGTCAACGTCTCGCCGTACGGCTTCGCGAGCAAGAGCGCCTACCCGGAGAACAACAGCTTCGACATCACGACCTGTCGACACATCTCTCTCGAGCTAGAGTACGACGAGGAAAACGACCTCGAGGAGCTTCTCGGCACGCTCGAACGTCTCGAACAGCTCGAAAACGAGCTGTCGCTGGCCCAGCGATGGGTGCAGGGACGGCTGTGTGACGTCCTCGACCAGATCTCGGAGACGGTGGGGACGGAACCGGAGAGTCGGATCTACGCCGACGTGCTCTCGAGCGTTCGCGAGGAGCCGAAAGCTGTCAACGCGCTCGCCCGCGACGTCGACGCGCCACGCGAGGTCGTCGCCGAGTTGCTCGAGACGATGGCCGACGAGGGAATCGTCCGCCGGACCGAACGGGGCTGGGAGCTTACGGTCGACTGATCACTCGACATCTCTGACGAGCCCGTCGCGGAGGTCTCGCCCGAAGTAGTACGCGAGCAGACAGACGAGGAGGCCAGCGCCGGCCCCGACGGCGGCGACCGCCTCTCCCGAGCCAGCGATCGCGAGTACGGCGTGGTTGAGCACGGCGGCGACGCCGCCGACGGCGACACCCGCCACCCCCATCTCGAGGTAGCGACGCTTCGAGCCGACGAGCCCGACGAGAAAGGCGACGGCGGCCATGCCGACGGTTCGTCCCCCGATCGGGATCGCCACGCTGCCGGCGAGCAGTCCGGCTCCGAGCACGGCCACGAGGACGAGAAAGGCCGTCGGGGAGAAGTACGCCGACGGGGAGAGTCGCGAGCCGAGCGACCGGAGTCGCGACCCGCTCGCACTCGCCGACTCTCGTGGCTCCGACGACTCCCGCCACGACTGTGTCTCAGACGCCGATCCGAACTCGGTCGGGTCGTCGACGGTGCGGTCCCCGCGCTCGCTCGAGCCGTCGTCGCCGAGCAGTCGGTCGGTCTCCTCGAGCAGGTCGTCGGTCGAGCGGGCATCCCGGTTCGTCGTCACCTCGTCGGACCGGTCGCTCATGTACGTCCCGTAGACGTCTGACGGCATGGGCCTTTCCCTGTCGGCGACACGCCGCGTGACCGTGGGCTCACCCGAAAGGGTGCCTTCAAGTCCACCGCTGCGCAAGCACTCCGCATGAATCCAGGTGACCGCGTCCGCGTCGAACGCACGGACCGGAGCTACGAGGGCGTGTTGCTCCCCTCGAGTGACGACGACCACCTCGTCGTCAAACTCGAGGGCGGCTACAACGTCGGCGTCGACCGCGAGGGAAGCGACGTCGAGGTACTCGAAGAGAACGTCTACGACGTGACAGACACACAGAACGGCGACGGCGACTCGGAGATCGAGTTCGACGAGGAGCTGCCGACGATCTCGTTGATCTCGACGGGCGGTACGATCGCCTCGACGGTCGACTACCGGACCGGCGCGGTGACCGCCCAGTTCGACGCCGAGGACGTCCTGCGTGCGGTGCCCGATCTGGCCGGCCGGGCGAACTATCGCGGGCGCGTCGTCGCGAACATCCTCTCCGAGAACATGACTCCCGAGGTCTGGCAGGAGCTCGCCCGCGCGGTTTACGAGGAGATCGAGGCTGGCGCCGACGGCGTCGTCGTCATGCACGGCACCGACACGATGCAGTTCTCCGCGGCGGCGCTTTCGTTTACCCTCGAGACGCCGGTGCCGATCGTCTTCACCGGCAGTCAGCGATCGGCGGACCGGCCGTCCTCGGACAACGTGATGAACGCCGTCTGTGCCGTCGAGGCCGCCAAAAGCGACTGTGCGGAGGTGCTCGTCTGCATGCACGCCACCGAGTCCGACGACCGGTGTGCGCTCCATCGCGGCACCCGCGTCCGGAAGAACCACACCTCCCGCCGGGACGCCTTCGAAACCGTCGGCGCGGAACCGCTCGGCGAGGTCGACTACGACTCCCTCGACGCGTCGTTCCATCGCGAGTACCGGGAACGGGGCGAGACGGACCTCGAGATCGCTCCCGACCTCGAGACCGACGTCGAACTGCTGACGTTCACGCCGGGAATGGATCCCGCCTTCCTCGACGTCGTGGAGAGTAAGGCGGGACTCGTTCTCGAGGGTACCGGGCTCGGCCACGTCAACACCGACCTCATCCCCCGAATCGAGGAACTGATCGACGACGGGACGACGGTCGTGATGACCAGCCAGTGTCTCGAAGGCCGGGTCTGTGACCGGGTCTACGACACCGGCCGGGACTTACTCGAGGCGGGCGTGATCGAGGCCGGCGACACCCTCCCCGGGACCGCGAAGGTCAAGCTGATGTGGGCGCTCGAAAACGCCGACGACCTCGAGGAGGCGATGAACACCTCCCTCGCCGGGGAGCTGACCCGCCGGTCGGTCCCCTGGGAGTAGGGCCATGAGCCTCGAGATCCGACGCGCGACACACGACGACTACGAGGCGGTCGTGGAGCTGACGAGCGACGTCTGGGCCGACCGCGGCGGAGACTACATTCCGCGGATCTACCACGACTGGCTCGAGGACGACGACGAACCCCACCGGAAGACGCTTCTCGCCGAGGTCGACGGCGAGGTCGCAGGTCTCGTCCAGGCGGTGATGCTCTCGTCCGACGAGGCGTGGTTCCAGGGGATGCGGGTCGCTCCCGAGCACCGTCGCGTGGGCGTAAGCGAACGGCTCAACGACGCCTGTTTCGCGTGGGCTCGCGAACGAGACGCGACCGTCGGTCGGATCATCGTCTTCTCGTGGAACGTCGCCGCTCTCGGGGCTGCCCGCGCCGGCGGCTACGAGCCGGTTACCGAGTTCCGGTGGGCCTACCCCGGTCCAGATCCCGACGCGACGGGACCGCTCGAGGTCGTCTCCGATCCGTCCGTCGCGTGGCGCTACTGGACCGACAGCGACGCCCGCACCCGGCTCCGTGGACTCGCGCTCGATCCTGACGAATCGTGGGCGTTGCGAGAGCTCACCCGTCGCGACCTCGAGCGACTGGCAGCGGAGACGGCCGTCTTCGCCGTCGTCGGCGATCGAGGCGTCTCGGGGATGACCTACCGGGTCCGGACGGTCGAACGCGAGGTCGACGGCGAGACCGAGACCTGGGCCGAGTACGGCGTCGGCGCGTGGGACGACCTCGAGTCCGCCCGAACGCTGTGTGCTGTCGTTTCCCGAGACGCCGGGGAACTCGCGGTCGACGGGGCGCGGATGCTACTCCCCGAAACCGCCGCCTCCGTCACCGACGCGGCGTACGTCTGTGAGACCGTCTCCGAGGAGGCAGATTTCGTCCTCGAGGTCGACCTCACCGGTTATACTGCCGGACGTACGTCGTGAACGATTCTCGCCGTCTCGGGGTGGCGAGAACCTTCACACAGTTACGTCCGACAGTATAACCGTCCGCCACTGGACGGCGGAAGTCCTGGCGGCGACGGACGAAAACGCGTCCGTTTTACGTCAGCGACCCGAACGACCGACATGGAGTGTCGGCACTGCGCCTCGCCGCTCGAGAAGCCGGGAGACTTCTGTCTGGTCTGTCGGGAGGGAAACGCCGACACGATCGTTCTCGAGGCCGACCGAGACCGGGCGACGATCACGATACTCGACGGCGAGGACGTCGTCGGCGAGACGACGATCACGACGACGCCCGAGGACGACGAGGAGACGGTCGTCGTCGAGTTGCGAAACTTCGCGGGGCTAGTCGCCGACGAGATTCGACGGAAGCGACCGGAGGAAATCTACGCCACGGGCGACCGGGATGTCGTCCGAGCCGTCAGGACCGACCTGCATCACTCGTTTTACCGCGTCGACGGCACGGATCCGGTCGAGACGGTCCTCGAGCGACGCGGCGATCGGGCACTCGACGTCGTCGAAACGCCGCCGGTCGAGAAGATCGGCGGCAGCCACTCGACGCTGATCGGCGGTCGAACGGGAATGCGCGCGATCCAGACCGTCGCGGGCCACCCACACGTCAAGAAGGTGATTCCGGGACCGATCGACGCCGGCGGGAAAGGGTCTCAGTCCGGGTTGCGAGCGAAGGTGACCCGCGCCGACGACGGCGGCAACGTCCGGATGATCCTGCGAAACGGCTCGAGCGTCCAGGAGAACCGGATCGTTACGACGGCCCGCGACCGACAGACGGGCGAACGCGTCCGCGAGGACCTAAACGACGTGCTCGCCGAGGCGGACCTGCGGTAGCCGGCTTTCGATCGTAACTCAACACCTTTTTACGGTCTCTGCGAGTACGGAACGGTACTATGGCCGAACAAGGGAAACGAAAGGTCGGTAGTGCGGGTCGATTTGGCGCACGCTACGGTCGCGTCGCGCGTCGCCGCGTCGCCGAGATCGAAGACGACATGCGAAACTCGCAAGTCGACGGCGACGACGTCACCCGTCTCGGCACTGGCATCTGGAAGAACGAGGAAACTGGCGAGGTCTTCACCGGCGGCGCCTACCGCCCCGAGACTCCCGCCGGAAAGGCCGTCACGCGATCGATTCGTGCTGCACTCGGCGACGACGAGTAAGTATGAGCTACAAGTGCTCTCGCTGCAAGCGTGACGTCGAACTGGACGAGTACGGCGGCGTCCGCTGTCCGTACTGCGGACACCGCGTCCTCCTGAAAGAACGCAGCCGGGACGTGAAAGAAGTCGACGCCGAGTAACCGCCGCGTGTTCTCTCACGACGCGACACTCGAGTTCGCCTACGAAGAGGAGACTCGAGCACGCGTCGTCTACGACGCTGTCGCCCGCGAGATCGGCGAGATCGACGACGAACGGTCACGGGCGAGGATCGACAGGGACGGACCGGTCCTCACGCTCGCGGTCGACGCGCGAGACCGGACCGCGCTCCGGGCTGCGTTGAACACCTGGTGTACGCTGATCGACGTTGCAGAACGGTCGACGGCGCTCGGTGGTCGGTTCGAAACCGGGTGAACGCGACTGATCGCTACGCGAAGGTGGCATACTGCCGACAACACCCCGCTCGGGCATCGATCGCACTCGAGACGCGATGTCCTGGACGGTCGGTGACAAAGCTTGGCTTTATCAGTCCGGAGGGCGAGAGTCGAGATATGCAAGGTAATCTGCCGCCGGAAGCGCAGGAAAAAATCGAACAGCTGCAGGACCTCCAGGAGACGGCTCAGACCGTCGCCGCCCAGAAACAGGAAGCGGAGTCGACGCTCACCGACGCCGAGAACGCCCTCGAGGAACTCGACTCGATCGACGAAGAGACCACGATGTACCGACAGGTCGGCGAACTGCTCGTCGAAACCGAGTACGACGACGCCGAAGACGACCTCGAGGAGAAAGTCGACAACCTCGAGATCCGTCTCGAGACGCTCGAAAAGCAGGAAGAACGCGTCCAGCAGCAGTTCGAACAGCTCCAGGAAGAGCTCGAGGACCTACTCGGTGGCATGGGTGGCGGGATGGGTGGACCCGGTGCCGGCGGCGCGTAATGCCAACCCAGCCGTCTGACGAAACGGTCGTCGAAACCGCCGCGGAGGCTGCCGAGGGGTTGATCTTCTCGCGGTACAAGCAGTCCGACGTCCGCGATATGGACGTCACTGTCACCTTCGAGGACGGCGTCCTCGAGGTCGACGTCTATCTCGACGCCCCAGACGACGACGTCGATCCCGAACGGGTCGCCGACGACGCGGCGCTGGCCGCTCGAGCGGCGGTCGACGACTTACTCGAGGGCTAGACTGAACCCGCCGCTTCGGTTTTTTGCGGTGAACGATCGACCCGTACGGATCGAGCCGTCGCTATCGGACCGCAAGCGCGGAAGGAAACGGGAAAAACGCAGACCGCCGATTATGCGACGAACGTCAACAACTGGACGAGCACGCCCAGCATGACACCGAAGGCGATGACCGTCTTCGGATTGATCTGGATCGCGTTCGAGTCCTCGGAGTCGAAGTACCGGACGAGTCCGGCACTGGACATCAGTCCGCCAGTGTTCTGTCCTCTGTCCATATGCGACACACGGGGCTACCCGACACTAAATCTTTCGACACCCGATCCGAACTGTCGGCGTCTACTCGACGGATCGCGCTCGTCGGAGACCGATTCGGCGGGTGGGAAACCCTTATGCGCGATGCGACGGAACACCCAATGAACGGTATGACTGTCACGCTCAAGGACTTCTACGCAGACTGGTGTGGCCCCTGCAAGACCCAGGATCCGATCCTCGAGGAACTCGAGGAAGACTGGGAAGGAAGATTCGAAGTCGAGAAGATCAACGTCGACGAACAACAGGAGATCGCAAACGAGTACCAGGTACGATCGTTGCCGACCCTGATCGTCGAGAACGAAGACGGCGTCGTCGAGCGCTTCGTCGGCGTCACCCAGCGCGGTGACCTCGAGGACGCCCTCGAGTCCGCCGGCGCGTAACTGATCGGCGCCGATCGCCGGCCGCCGACGTCGTGAAGATCGTCGCTCGAGACCGACGGGTTATATGAACCGGATGCCGACGTCGTGAAGGTCGTCGGTGTACCGGCCGACGTTGATCAAAAGCGGTGTCAGACTCTCCACCTCGGCGGCGTTTGCGAGCGGCCCGGCGTCGACGACCCGCAACCCTTCGATCCCCGTCGCGAGCAGTCGGACGGTCTCTTTTGCGTCTTCGTCGTCGCCGACGATGGGAACGTCGAGGTCGAACTCGAGTTCAAGGTTCGCCAGCCGATCGGCGGCGAGGTTGTGAAACGCGCCGACGACTGCGACGCCGTCGGGAGCGCGGTCTGCGACCAGCTCCGTCACGCTGCCGACGCCCGGCGGGTGGTAGTGCATCCCGTCGCCGTCGCTTTTCATGCCGACGGCCGGACTGACGAGGATCGTCTCGTCGTCGAGCTTTTCGGCGACGGCGTCGACGGTGTCGCCGACGTGATACGGCGGAACGGCGAGGACGACGACGTCCGCCCGGTCGGCCGCCATCTCGTTTGCAAACCCGTTGATCGTTCGATCGCGACCGCGGCTGTCGAGTTCGGTCTCGTACTCCTCGGCTGCTGTCCGGGCTTTCTCGGGATCACGGGAGCCGATCAGAATCTCGTGATCAGTGTCGTACGCCCACCGCAGGGCAAGCCCCTGTCCGATGTCTCCAGTACCGCCCAGTAGTGCGATTCGCATGGTCGTTCCTGCGGCCGGGATGGGATTAAAGGGACCGGGGGCGGCCATCGTCGCCGCTACCTGGCACCGTCGTCCAACACGACGGGCTCACGGGGCGTCTTCGTCGTCGGGATTCATCGCTGCACCCAGTTCGCTATCGTAGGCCTCGCGTTCTCCCACCTCGCGGATCCGTTGGTCGAGTCGATCCGCGAGCGCCTGTCGGCGCGTCTCGTCGACTGCTGGCTCGGTACGGAGCTCGTGCACGTCGTCACGAGCCGACTCGAGGACGGCGAGTGCCGCCTCGTCCTCGAGGCCGGTCGCTCGATCGAGGGCGTGCGCGATTGGCTCGAGTTCGTCGTCGGACATACGTCGCCGTCCACCGGCCACACCTATGAACGACGGCCCTGCGATGCCTGTGTCGGTACGGTACCGGTTCGGACGTTCGCGAACGTCTATCGACCATCCGCTCCGAAACGAGTCGAGACGAGCCAGTACGCGACCGTTCCGAGGACGAACGCGAGCCCCACGTTGCCGACTAGCCCGACGGCACCGACGACGAAGACGATAGCGAGTGCGGGCACCGTCTCGATCGGAGCCAGCGCGGCCCGGCCGAGCTCGAGGGCGACGACGACGAGCAAGACGCCGAGTAAGGCAAGCGGAAACGCCGCGAGCAACGCGCCGGTGGCGACGAGCGCGAGCGCGAGATAGCCGACCCCGAGCAGGACGTTCGCGCCGCCGGTCCGAGCGCCGAAGGCGTACTTGCCGGCCAGTCCGCCGCTGCCATGACACATCGGCACGCCGCCGGCGGGGATTGCCGCCAGACAGGTGACGCCCATACTTTCGGAGAGGTCGTCCGCCGAGATTCGCCGATCGTAGAGGTCGGCACAGAGCAACGAGGTCGCAATCGCCGCGTTCCCGACGGTCATCCCCAGCTGGGCGACGGTTCCCTCGAGCGCGGCGATGCTCGCGGTCGGCGAGCCAGCCGGAAAGACCGCGAGTGCAGGCAGCGTCGGCGACGGAAGCCCCGCGACGAGGACGGCGGCCACGCCGCCGACGCCTAACACGACGAGGACGCTCTCTTGCCGGTAGCCGACGACGGCGAGTGCGACCACCAGCGCGAGCCCGGCGGCGGCCACCGGCACGTTCCCGACCGAGAGCCCGACCGCCGCCTCGAGCAACAACAGCGCAACGGCGAGTTGAATCCCGCGGACGACGGGCTCGCCGACGACCTGCTGGAGGCGACCGATCAGCCCGAAGCGACCGGCTGCGAGGAGGACGACCCCCGCGAGCAAGCCGGCGGCGGCAAGTTCCGCATACGAGAGTACGCCGACGATCGCCAGCCCGACGAGTGCCTTCATCGGCTCGACCGAGATCGGCATCCCGTAGTACAGTCCCCAGACGATCTGGAAGACGCCGAACCCGACGAGCACGTGGGGTAACGAGACACTCGTTGTCATCGCCAGCGCAACGATCAAGGGAAGAACCGTAACCGAATCTCCTAACGCCCCCGAGAGTTCCGACGACGAGAACTCGAGTTCGTGTTCTGTCCCGAACACCGACGAAATGGCCATCGAAAGATGCTATGGCCCCCGGACCCTTCACTGTTGTTAGTAACGCCCGTGCGTTACTCTCTGACATGGGGTAACTGACATCAGTTACTTCAGTTGCGCTTCGGCGCACGAGGCTAGTCCCGTACCGACGGCCGAGCGAGGCCGATGGATAGACGTCACTACCGACGAGCCGAGTACAAAAACGGCGGCTCGAGGTCCCGCGATTTACTGCGGTTCCGCGTCGCTCGAGTCGCCCTGTGGCGTCGCGACGACTTTCTTTGCCCACGCACTCGAGAGGTGTGGCGCGAGCGCGACTGCCACGAAAAAGAGCGTGGACACGGCGACCGTGATGGACGCGAGGATGGCAACGATGGTGGTGATACTCATAATTCAACACGAGGTTTTTCGTACCAATATATTAGTATTACTGTTTTCTTGCTTCTTTGTGGATTGGTACCAATGATTCCGCGAGGGCGTGGGCTGTACCGACACCTACGCGGAGCTTCGGGGAGATGGCAGAAACCGACAGTTTTCGCACGGGCACGATGGGATTTGAACGACGCCCGAGAACCTGCGCTTCGTGCAGAACCTCGGTCTAATTCAAATCCCCTGCGTACTGCGGTTCAGCACGCCTCGTAGTGCTCGGCGACTTCACGGGCACGATGGGATTTGAACCCACGACCGTCGGATGTCTTCCCCCATCGCACCTGCGATGAGGATAGAAGTCCGACGCTCTGTCCAGACTGAGCTACGTGCCCTCGAGTACGAATCGACGATCAATTGGTATAAGCGGTGCGGATTATCCCGCCGATCATTCGTGAACGCGGAACGCAGTCACTCTGACGGTCGACTCGACGAGACCTCGAGGTGATCGTACTCGCGAACACGAGAAGTGACGAGCACAGCGAACGATACGTCCCGGCAGAAACTGGTGTGCTCGGAATTGCCCGACGTGGTCCCTCCGCAGATTCTCGTTACCGATTGTGATAGTTCCAACGTATCAACATCTGTCTTCAGACGGTCGAAAAAAGAACGGTGCTGACCGCGTCAGCAGTCGTGATTACGCTCCAAGTCCGCCGTCCTCGTCATCTTCGTCCATCTCGTCGTCTTCGCCGTCACCGTCGCCCATCTCGCCGTCTTCATCGTCCATCTCGTCACCTTCATCGTCACCGAGGCCATCGTCTTCGTCGTCGCCGAGCCCGTCGTCTCCGTCATCCATCTCGTCGTCTTCGTCGTCGCCGAGATCGTCGTCTCCGTCATCCATCTCGTCGTCTTCGTCGTCGCCGAGACCGTCGTCTCCGTCATCCATCTCGCCGTCTTCGTCGTCGCCGAGACCGTCGTCTCCGTCATCCATCTCGTCGTCTTCGTCGTCCATCTCGTCGTCTTCACCGGGCTCTTCCTCACCACCGTCGTCGTCGCCGATCGGACCGTCGTCGTCGTTGTCCATACAACCCGCAATCGCTGCGATCGCACCGACGCCGAGCGCCTTCGTGAACCGACGTCTATCGAGGTTCGATGGGTCTGTCATAGCGCAGTCGATCCAACGAGGAACCTCCCAATAATGTGGATGCTCCGTTCGCTCGATCAATTCCGATTCAGACGAATTATCGACTTTCCAACCTGGATATGCGAACAGTTGCAAACGCGACCGCCGTTTCTCCTCGTGCAACCGGGTTCTACGGCGCTCGTATCGTGTCAGAACGTTTCGTTTCCGAATGCTGCCGGGACGACGCTCGTACGGGCCGTTCGTCGTCCCCGAGGGGTTAGGTTTGCTCGCAGTACACCCCCGTTAATGACGTTTCGATGGTCGAAATTCGCGCTCGAGAGCGGCTCCGGCGTGTGACGAGCGACGAACACAGCGCTTATACACGCTACGCCTGTACCCTCTCCCGATGCAGGTTATCGCAACCGTGGGACTTGCCGGCAGCGGCAAGAGCGAAGCTGCCACGGTCGCTCGCGAGGAGGGGATTCCGGTAGTGACGATGGGCGACGTCGTTCGTCAGGAGACCAAAGACCGCGGACTCGACCCGACGAAAGACCACGGTACGGTTGCACAGGCGCTTCGCGAAGAAGACGGGCAGGCAGCGATCGCCGAACGGTCGTTGCCGATGATCGACGATCGTCTCGCAGACCACGAGGTCGTCCTCGTCGACGGCATCCGTTCGGACGCCGAGGTCGACGTCTTCGA contains:
- a CDS encoding DUF3194 domain-containing protein — protein: MPTQPSDETVVETAAEAAEGLIFSRYKQSDVRDMDVTVTFEDGVLEVDVYLDAPDDDVDPERVADDAALAARAAVDDLLEG
- a CDS encoding preprotein translocase subunit Sec61beta, whose protein sequence is MDRGQNTGGLMSSAGLVRYFDSEDSNAIQINPKTVIAFGVMLGVLVQLLTFVA
- a CDS encoding thioredoxin family protein; the encoded protein is MTVTLKDFYADWCGPCKTQDPILEELEEDWEGRFEVEKINVDEQQEIANEYQVRSLPTLIVENEDGVVERFVGVTQRGDLEDALESAGA
- the npdG gene encoding NADPH-dependent F420 reductase, whose amino-acid sequence is MRIALLGGTGDIGQGLALRWAYDTDHEILIGSRDPEKARTAAEEYETELDSRGRDRTINGFANEMAADRADVVVLAVPPYHVGDTVDAVAEKLDDETILVSPAVGMKSDGDGMHYHPPGVGSVTELVADRAPDGVAVVGAFHNLAADRLANLELEFDLDVPIVGDDEDAKETVRLLATGIEGLRVVDAGPLANAAEVESLTPLLINVGRYTDDLHDVGIRFI
- a CDS encoding putative sulfate/molybdate transporter, which codes for MAISSVFGTEHELEFSSSELSGALGDSVTVLPLIVALAMTTSVSLPHVLVGFGVFQIVWGLYYGMPISVEPMKALVGLAIVGVLSYAELAAAGLLAGVVLLAAGRFGLIGRLQQVVGEPVVRGIQLAVALLLLEAAVGLSVGNVPVAAAGLALVVALAVVGYRQESVLVVLGVGGVAAVLVAGLPSPTLPALAVFPAGSPTASIAALEGTVAQLGMTVGNAAIATSLLCADLYDRRISADDLSESMGVTCLAAIPAGGVPMCHGSGGLAGKYAFGARTGGANVLLGVGYLALALVATGALLAAFPLALLGVLLVVVALELGRAALAPIETVPALAIVFVVGAVGLVGNVGLAFVLGTVAYWLVSTRFGADGR
- a CDS encoding AAA family ATPase — translated: MQVIATVGLAGSGKSEAATVAREEGIPVVTMGDVVRQETKDRGLDPTKDHGTVAQALREEDGQAAIAERSLPMIDDRLADHEVVLVDGIRSDAEVDVFEERFGEDFTLVSIDAPFELRAERIDARGRDASQDDGGEALAARDDRERGFGMDDAMERADVVVENTGSLESFHDRIRSLIRKHTRTRNANS